Part of the Streptomyces sp. NBC_01353 genome, TGTCGGGACACCCGGGGAGGGTGGGCCGAAGGCGCCGGCGGTCCCGCCACCCGGGACGGGGGACGGGGCGGGCGCGGGAGATGCGCCGGGTCGCGGGGCAGCGCCCGGGTGGGGGAGGCGCAGGGCCATCGTGTCTTCCGGGGCGGGAGTCGGCCGTGCCTGCTCCGGCCGTGCCTGCTCCGGCTCGCGGACGGCGTGCTGGGCGAGTTGCCCCGCCACCGACGCCGGGAGCCAGCTGTCGGAGCGTCGCAGGCCGCGGTCCGGGTCGGCGGCGGCGCACAGCCGGATGACATCGGCCGGGGTGAGCCGCTCGGAAGCCACCTTGCGCAGGCAACCTTCGACCAACTCGGTTATCTCGTCCGGAAGTTCACCGAGCTGGGGCTGCTCGTGCACGATGCGGTACAGGATCCCGTGCGACGGTCCGTCGCCGAAGGCGCCCACGCCGGTCGCGGCGAACGCCGCGATCTGGCCGAGCGCGAACACGTCCGCCGCCCCGGTGATCTCCCCGCCCAGCGCCTGCTCGGGTGCCATGAAGGCGGGCGTCCCGATGGCGGACCCGCTGTGGGTCAGGGCGGTGGCGTCCGCGGCGCGCGCCACACCGAAGTCGATGACACGGGGCCCGTCAAGGGCGAGCAGGACGTTCGACGGTTTGAGGTCGCGGTGCACGATCCCGGCCCGATGGATGTCCTGGAGCGCCTCCGCTACCCCCGCCGTCAGCAGCAGCACCGTGGACATGGGCAGCGGGCCGTGCCGCTTGACGGCCTCCGCGAGCGAGGGCCCGGGAACGTAGGCGGTGGCCAGCCAGGGCGTGGGGCCCTCGGTGTCGCTGTCGAGGACCGGCGCGGTGCACACGCCCTGTACGCGACGGGCGTTGGTGACCTCCTGGCGGAACCGTTCGCGGAAGTCGGGGTCGTCCGCCAGCTCCGGGCGGATGACCTTCACGGCGACGGGTCGCCCGCCGGGCGTGTACGAGAGGTAGACGCGCCCCATACCGCCGGCTCCGAGCCGTGCGACGAGGCGGTAGGCCCCGACAGTGCGCGGATCGTCGTCCCCGAGCGGCTGGAACGTCTCCGAACTCGTCCCCGTACCCGTCTGCACGTTCCCGACTCCCGTGGTGCTCAGCTGTCTGCCGTATGACTGGCGGAAACCCTAGCGGTGTTCGAACAGCCGTGGAGACGGAGGGCGGGCCCGAGCGGATGTCTGCCGGTCCGTCATGCGCCGAACGCGTCGCCGTGGAGCGCGAAGAGGCGCGGCGCGGGCCCACGAACCGACGTCCAGAACGTTCTTGCTGGCTACGACCGAATCGTTTCGAGCGTCGTACTCAGATCGATCTGAGTAGCCGACCCGACGCGACCCGAATTCCGGACGCTTAGGCTCCGCGCCATGAGTTCTGATCAACACGCTCCGGCGCAGGTGACCGGTGTCGGGTCGCTGCTCCTGGGTTTCGGCGCCGTGGCCATGGGCGGCTGCCCCTGGCTGCCCGAGGCCCTCCCTCCGCCGGTCCGGTACTTTCCGCTGTACCTGGTCGTCCCCGCCGGTATCT contains:
- a CDS encoding protein kinase; translation: MQTGTGTSSETFQPLGDDDPRTVGAYRLVARLGAGGMGRVYLSYTPGGRPVAVKVIRPELADDPDFRERFRQEVTNARRVQGVCTAPVLDSDTEGPTPWLATAYVPGPSLAEAVKRHGPLPMSTVLLLTAGVAEALQDIHRAGIVHRDLKPSNVLLALDGPRVIDFGVARAADATALTHSGSAIGTPAFMAPEQALGGEITGAADVFALGQIAAFAATGVGAFGDGPSHGILYRIVHEQPQLGELPDEITELVEGCLRKVASERLTPADVIRLCAAADPDRGLRRSDSWLPASVAGQLAQHAVREPEQARPEQARPTPAPEDTMALRLPHPGAAPRPGASPAPAPSPVPGGGTAGAFGPPSPGVPTPGPAAGLPAGAFGGPASVGVSPYSAPTDPGRLGTEPQRRAKRRGLVTAGAVVLTAATVTGALFLSGVLRLGERADEANDQVGQGSSPTAEPSPTGTGGPSAPPSKSPEASTSASPSPSATRTAPPASAEPTASRPPTASTKPSATTAPQPPATTYGGIRMRTKQDLYLADRPVRAKADAGTIDEDLTYAVYSSGAVVAPGSTSRSQLTRLAPRAAGTPDSCLAQTGSEKYVWVKDLAVGDRLCLISGTGHVGLITFRGTAPSPGTTDYITVDVKVWRDAVNPVGG